The following DNA comes from Populus trichocarpa isolate Nisqually-1 chromosome 19, P.trichocarpa_v4.1, whole genome shotgun sequence.
aggattaaattaattaatttaatttaaaaataaaaaacctttaaaaaagctaaatttaacaaaaacaaaaaaaaaaacccaaggcaacccatattattttcaaaacgactaaaaaatcacatagaaaagtgaataaaaacataacaaaatgcTGTGGATGAAAAAAGAGcttaaaaaaaggggaaaacaaCCAAGGAAGCCCGTGTCAACTTCATAAACCAgagttaatattttaaactcaCAACCCGTTAACTTCTAAACTCAAACTCATCGAAGAAGCTAAACACCCGACCATTTAaaagttaaaggatgaaataataataaaaaaaaatgtaaaaaaatcttgtaaggtaaaaaaaatagcaataaaaaaaaagattagatttaataggaaaaaaactcaagaaggatgaaattgtaaaaaaaaacaatttgaaaaactgtgtataataaaacaaatagtaataaaaaaaataagaaccagatttgacagataaaaaaaatctattggggatgaaattgaaaaaaaaatcttaatttcataaattattctaaataaaaaaagttataataaatagaatatagATGGAATCTTAAGGACAAAAACCTTAGGggctaatttgaattttttaaaagccaGCATGAAAATCAAGTAGAAGAGAAAGGTCACACGAGTCAAACTGACAACAATTAAGACACACGCATCGTTTGTAAATGGAAAGTATAAAAAAGTTAGTGTCTATGATAAAAGAGGtaaatatagaaataataaaacatgtttagttGAAGAAATGagatatagattaaaaaaaaaaatctaacttcGAGATAGTTTCAGATTGAATCTCTAtccttttaaaacataaatgacaAGCAAACATGTTTTTTGTGTACTTGCTGTTTTTATCTCTTATATCTCAAAGCGGTAATTAATCACTGCATAAAAACTAAAGAGTATTCAACTGTCATCCTTGAAGTAAGGTTTTGGCCACTGGACAGCGCCACACGCACCGTTCAAACCTGACAAACTTAATTTATTCATGCACTtccagcttttatttttttatttacaaaattactTAATACCCCTAATAACACCAAATAACTaccaaataattaaatgaaaaggacaagaattcctaaattaaagacaaaaactttttaaatttcaagagcAATGctgtaatataattattttaaaattaagtcaaacactaaaaaaaactcattgttcaaagtttttttttttttattgttaatggtAATAAAGTAATTATGttgtacaataaaataaaataaaacctattTAACTTCGTTTATTATTGTAATGATTAATGAGCccgtaaaaaatattaaattacccTTGAATACACGCTGTAAAACTTGAATAGTTAAGGCCAAATCAGTAATTTTACAATGGAAAAAGCAAAGctctttttagctttaaatgTAATTAATGTGACCTCTTATGCATGCATGTCCACGTATCGATCATACAcagtaattaattgaaaaaggCTCTTTCATAAAGGAACCTGAAGAGTCATGCAGTAAAATATGACTGTTCGAATTCAATAATGAATCACGACTTTAATTTTTACATGGGAAGAATCACAGCCCCACCGTACCTTTTGTCTCCCCCACGTCCCTAAACAAGATTTCAGGACCTTTAATGGCACAGAAAAACATGTACACACATGGACTTGAAGGTTCAGTTTTCCTTTACCCTAGAAAAAAGAGATGATAAAGAAGTTTCAAGGCAGGGGCATAAAAACGTTAGTAGACATGAAATTTGAGAACCTAGAACAAGGCAACAAAGTGATGAGGTAGAAATGAAATTtcaattccaaaaaataaatttaactagGATTTTGATTTAATGCCCCGATCGATCTAAGCTATGATCTCTCTCTTTTCCCATGGTTTCTCCATCTTCATAGAAAGTTACAATAGAACAATATCAGACAACCATCTTGCTACTCTATATATTAGACAGCATTATTGTACCAAATGCAATAGAAAATGTAGAAAAATTGACTACGGTCTATAATAAAAGACAACCATCTTGCTACTCTATTAGACAACATTATTATACCAAGTGCAATGGAAAATGTAGAAAAATTGACTATGGTCTAcggtaaaattaatcaaaatatggGACATTATTATCACTAGAAATAGTGCTATAACCTGATGTGCTAGTTGGTGGTGTATATAGAGAAGGAGAAGATGTAGATAAAGAAACAACAACAGAAAGAGGTGGTGGGGTGGGAGGAGGGGGAGGTGGTGGAGCAAGAGTATGTGATGGTGCTGAAATGGACGCGGTTGCAGAAGAAACTAAAGCAGCATGAGTAGAAGAAATGATGTTACTAGCGGCAGCTTCTCTGTATTTGTAGTTGAGTATATCAGCCCTTGTCGCACTAAGTTCAGCTTGTAATAATTGAATTTGCTGTTGTAAGGCTGAAATTGCACCCATAGAGCCATAGACAGGATCTCTTAGCCTCAGGTTTGCTTCATAAACTAGACTATTTGCTGCATCAGCTCTTTGACTTTCAGGCACCTCCTAGATAATTAAATcccaaaaaccaaagaaaattgagaaatccaaaaactcacttaaattatatgaaaaaaattgtggGGAAGAGAAATCAATTAGTAGAGGGAGTTTGATGCATACCATTAGCAGCTTGGAGACATTGCTTGCACCAAAGACTTTGTGAACAGCTGCAAATTTTTGGGGTTCAAGTGGAGAAAAATATGGAGAAAAAGGGCACTCTTCAGCACATCTTCTCCTTAAAAGCTTACATGCAGCACAAGGTGTAACAGTATTCAAGATTCCAGGAGGACCTAACATTTGTCTCCTTCCCATTAGAGAAGATGCATCGCTTTCCCTCTTGATCCTCTTTCCTATCTCTTCAAATCTCTCCCTAAAACAGcaagaagaaaatcaagagaaaGAACCTATATTATATGAGGTTTTTAAGAAAGTAAAGTTTTTTGTCCTTCTCAAAATTCCAAATAGAGGTAGAACAAACAAATTACAGAAGAGGTCAAGATCATATAtagttcttaattattttttaggctAGAACAAGCTAGGGTTATGCATTTTCTAGAAAGGTATATAGATCTTATTCAATTCTTTTGTGGGTGATTCACTCTTACCTGTCTCTGGACATTCAAGCATGCTAGTAGGTTCTAGATCAAAGGGAGAGGTGTGGAGATAGCTAACGGGGAGTTTCAAAAtggaggagaaagaagaaatatAACACTAGAGAAAGGAGGGCTTAAAAGGCAAGGTAATCACAAAAAGTAGGtcaatgtatgtttttttaaaaggaaagaaacaaaataggTACAAGAAAAATAGATGATTATGAAGTGAATAAGATTTAGTAATCATGTTATTAGCAGTAAATGTAGAAGTTGTTAATAATGTTCAAGGGGTTAGGTCATTGGAAGAAGAGTTggagaagaaaggagaaagagaatTGCCAGCTTTGACATTTGACAATGCTATAGATAGGCTAGGCTATGTTCAcgtgtgagtttttttttttgtctactcCCTTTGAAAGCAACCTCATGATTAACCATCGTTGGTCTACTCACCTTCAAAGCAACCACATGATGAACCCACTGGTTGGCCTCAGTTAAGAGACATATCACTGTTGGGGACTGCCGGTGGCTTTCAACACCGAAATtaaggtttcttttcttttctttttttcgattgcattttatcataatttaaaaaaccgATTCAGTCTGGACTAGGCTGACTTAAGACTAGAGTCGAatcaagtatataaaaaaataaagatagttaAAAACTCAACTAACACGACGGGTTGATCCAGTAACCCGATCGAAAATAATATCgttttgatttgtaaaaaaattagggtGACTCGGGTGACCTATTCAAAACTCGGTGATCCAATCAAAACCAGTAACCCGACCAgaccgggtttaaaaacactGCATTTTAGACATATTATCCATTCAAGTGAAGAATTGTAGTGCTCGGGCTGTCGACCAAGGAATACATTAGTGTACCGTGCGTGCAACCCAAAACATTGAAGGACATCACGAACACTACTCTATTACCTCAAACTTCCTTGGCATACGATGACATTTTCGAACGGCTCGAGAGCACCTACCCTTCTTTCCATCTTGGATTGATACTAGAGAGTTCTTCAAAAATCTGCATGCATCCTCTCCTTCTCGAGAAGACCTTGTGGACACGACCAGGTTGGTTGGCGGAAATATTTCGAGAGGATTCGGACGTCGTGGCTAGCTTGTTAGGATTGTTGTCGCGTTTATGTGATGGCGCATAAATGGGATCATCAGGGTATTGCAtcagcaagcttcgtgttagcaCTCTGAACTATATATCAGTATGTAGCCCTATCACTTTCATCCCAGGCacaatttgtaaaagaaaaaaaaaatctcaacaaaatTATGCGTGAACGAAGatttttgaaaagatattaaaaacatgtttcatATATGGTGTTTTacatttacatatatatatatatatatatatatatatatatatatatatatatcttaaaatttaaatttatataaaaaaactctcttAATCACCAAATTAATTCCATATAAAGTTAAATGAAGATTATTGAAATCAAAGGCCAAcaaatttccaagaaaaattaatcacaaTATCTTAAGCTAATGAATATAAGAAATGATTGACAAGGAAAAGTAGGATCAATGATTGGAATTTACTTACAAgctatacctttttttttcatgatccaAGATGGCCGCATAACactaacaaaatataatatattaccaaaattagcaaataataaTGGAAACGATGACATGAAATATTTCATtgctaattttcaattaaaatagcAACGGAGAATTTTTGTCAAAAATTTCTgacaaaaataatgatgaaatatgttttattggtaatttttgataaaattaccgTTGgactaaaaagaaatattaaaaatatcatcagcAGTTTCATTGGAATACTGACATGTCATTATTTACCAATAGATAAAGAATAAgaattctttgttcttttgaCTCGTATATTTCACTACGACGCCACACACGTGCGACAGACTAGGTAGGTAACACAAAATTTCAGAAGAAATTTGATGCACCAATCATCCAATCtaacaaaaacatcataatattttatgtgaTAGTTTGATCGggctaaaaaaatttcaggacATTCTACAAGTCTTATTCTTAATGGGATTGACATTTTAGCTCTAATCAAATCTTGAAATCaacctttaaaataatttattaaatttctctaAATGTAGGACACCAACATACATAGAAGGTGCCCTCTTAAAATTGTCCGGGAACAGAAAGAATTTGATTTCAATTGATGCTAATAAGAGGATATCCCTTgtcattgagaaaaaaaaacacagataaGGCAAAACAATGCATGATAGTAACTCTTGTGAACGCTATAGAATCATGGCTGGTAAAGAGAAGGAGGGAAACCTAATAAAAAGGGAATATTTTTGgaaattgaaggaaaatgaTGGATCTAAACTTTGCTTAAAATGGAAGGGATTAATGGACCATCAGTCCTCGTTTGACCCGTATTTTAAGGCTCACAAGTCGCCCTCTTGTCCTCCTAGCTCGATCTCCAACCTGACCATTACTTGCACATAAATACACCGACTTTCACCTCACATCTTCTGCCTTTATAGCAGTATGCCCGGTGGCCACCCTTCTCCAAAATTAAGCCCTAGAAAATGTCACTTTTCTAGCGaaaaattttacaatttctagctattaaaatttaacatccattttcataattttatattaaaacccGTTAACTTCCATTAGCTATATGCCTGAACAAACATTCGTGTTTTAGGTTATCTAATGGTCAATAGAGGAGGCCAAAATCAAATCAGTAATTACTGGTGATTTCCAAGCCAGCACATGGTTTttccttggaaaaaaaatgatgggtttACTTTTACTCAATCGGGAAGTTTGGTATGAAGAAGCATGGAAGTAGGCAGCAGGCACAGCAGCTAACATGTTGATCTACAGTAAAAATTAGCACTGACCATATATAATAGGGTAAATGGGAATCTTAGaaatccaattttttatttctttcatgtaTTTAGTTACTGCATCCAGAAAGGTCAATATCACCCAGCACACAAAAATCTAGCTAgttgaaatttctttttcagCCAATTGAacctttaatttcttcatttgattttggcTTGGTCAAGGAATATGCTGTTTTAAGGAATCAATTAGgtatttgaccttttttttctttaaaaaaaaaataaaacagaaagaaaatatgaaacaaTATTCCTTTTTGAATGAGTAAAGATGCCATCAAACTAAtatgaataaatatatttcttaagataattttaaagaatcattaaatatattttttttagatataacacttaatattaaaatttaaaaagggaAGGGAGGAATTAAACTTTGGTTAATATAGAACCAAAATTATCAAACCTGACTTCATCCATGACTATCccaaagaaatatttaatatagAACTAAGGTcattaaaatttagaaatggaTTGAGAAGAATAACCCGAATCCATcggatcaaatttatttttcttaaaataacactattttagaagaaaaaaaaacaaatcaagttttaagTAGATTGATGAAATCacaaattaactcaattgattaataaaattacGTTACCgaatttaattcaaaactcaACTCAAATTAAATATCACATCAATAT
Coding sequences within:
- the LOC18108657 gene encoding LOB domain-containing protein 15; translation: MSRDRERFEEIGKRIKRESDASSLMGRRQMLGPPGILNTVTPCAACKLLRRRCAEECPFSPYFSPLEPQKFAAVHKVFGASNVSKLLMEVPESQRADAANSLVYEANLRLRDPVYGSMGAISALQQQIQLLQAELSATRADILNYKYREAAASNIISSTHAALVSSATASISAPSHTLAPPPPPPPTPPPLSVVVSLSTSSPSLYTPPTSTSGYSTISSDNNVPYFD